Within the Cyanobium sp. ATX 6F1 genome, the region ATGATGAAATTGCGCATCCAGGATAATCAATGGCATTCACTTCCTCGGAGACAGCATAAGCCGCTTCTTCTGCGAGATCAGCAACCACCACAGTTGCGCCCAATTCCGCTAGTGCTAACGCATGTTCACGCCCCAGTAACCCGCCTCCACCAGTAACAACGGCCACCCTGCCAGATAGATTGAAAGCTTTCGGCAAAATCAAGCTCACGATTTTACTTGCCCCCCATCGACAACAAAAACTTCACCAGTGACGAAGGCAGAAAGTGGCGAAGCTAGGAATACCACACACGATGCAACTTCATTGATAGTGCCGAAACGGCCCAAAGCAACTTCACGCGAAATCATCTGCTTCACGCCAATAGCATCCGTTTTCAATTTAGACTCCCAAACAGAGCCTGGAAATATAATATTTCCAGGTGCAATAGCATTGATGCGAATAGAATCAGGCGCAAGGTGCCGCGACGCACCACGAACGTAACTGTTTAGAGCAGCCTTGGCAGCTGAATACGCCAGAGGAGCACCCAATGACTCGAGCCCACAGATCGATGAAACGCAGACAATTGACCCGCCAGCCCCACGCATCAGCGGTGCGATAGTCTTGACAAGTAAAGTTGCGGAAAAAAGATTAATCCGCAGCATCATCTCCCATTCAGCCAGCCCTTCTTGAAGACCTGTAAGCGAACGTCCAGATCCTACATTGCAGACCAGAACATCCAACAAGCCAAATCGGTTAGTCACCCAATCGACCAGCTTATTAACACCACTCGCGGTAGAAACATCAGCAGAGAAAAAGGCCTCTGCACCAATCTCATCGGAAACAATTTCGAGCTTGGAAGAATGACGTGCATTAACAAGCACCCGACAACCTTCTTGAACCAGGATGCGAGCAACACCCTCGCCAATTCCAGACGAAGCTCCCGTAACTAAGGCAAGGCGTCCATCAAGGCCAAGGTCCATCGTGTTCTCCTAAGAAATAGAGTCCTTCAGCCAGCCCTTAACCATATTGAGGTATACCACCAAAGCACCTAGATGATCGTCGTCGACGGCACGAGCTGTCTGCAAAATGAAATCACCGGAATAGCTGACGCGTTCAAGCTCTCCGAACACCATTGCGAAGTCTGCATCTCCTTGACCTAGAGGTACGCTCTCACCACCCCGCAAACGATCTTTGACATGAACATTCATAATGCGATCACCATAAACAGAAATCTCCTCATGTGGGTTCCATCCCAGAGAAGCGCTGTTACCCACATCGTAATTCACACCAAATGCTATAGATGGAAACTGACCAATCATTTCACCAAGCTCCTGGGGACCAAAGTCTGACTCAAAAAGTATTGAGATTTTCCTGTCAAGAAGCCAATAAGTCCAAGGCATTAAGTCGTCGAGAAGTGCGGATATCTGCTCATGGTTATCGATACTACCTGAATCTACCAGGGGAACAACTAGGAAGGAAACTCCCAACATTTCACACGCCTGTAGGACGTAGTTAAATTCGTTAAGCAAATGTCTCCTGATCGAGCCTTCCGCTTTCCAAAAAGGAGCCTGCATAAAGCAGTCTCCGGTCACCGAGGCGACTGTCAATCTCATTTCATCACTTAGATGGCGTATTGTGCTTCGGCCCGATGTACTCAACAGTGGATTCTCGTGAAGGCGCTCGTGATCGATAGTCCATTCAATAAGATCAAACCCTGCTTGGGAACCGCGAATAAATTCATCCTCCCAGCAGCTCCAAGGGAATGCCTGTATGCGGCCATCAACAAGCGGAGAAAGCCTACCTTGCATAAATCCAATCTTCCTCATTACAATCCCTTTGCTGTCCAGCCTCCATCAACAAAAATATCTTGGCCTGTGACATAAAGAGATGCGTCTGAGACAAGAAAAAGAATTGCTCCAACCAAATCCACAGGTTCCCCCCAGCGCCCGAGTATGGTTCGTTGAATTCTTTGCCTACGACGAGTCGAATCAGCATAGCTCTCAGCTGTCATTGCAGTTTTCACATATCCTGGTGCTAAGCAGTTGACACGTATTCCCATATCTCCCAGATCAACAGCCAGTGCTTTTGCTAATTGCCTGAGCCCGCCCTTGGCAGCCGCATACCCTGGATTTCCAGGGAATCCCAATGCTGAATTAACACTGGTAATGAAAACGATTGAAGCTGGGCCACTCATCCACTGAAGCGCCGAGAGTGTACAGCTATATGCGGCCAAAAGATTAGTCGAGATGGTTCTGGAAAAGTCGTCCATGTTTTGAAGGGCAGATTGTGAGGGATAAGTAACGCCTGCCGAGAAAACAAATGCATCAATATTTTTTCTCGAAGATGCAATGTCCGCACACAACGCCTGAAAAGCGCCACCATCTGTAAGGTCACAAACGCGATAGTCAAACACTTGAGATGATATCTGCTCACAGGCCGTTCGTCCACAGCCAATCACGTCACCACCTGCAGCTGATAGACCTTCCGCAAGCGTCGCACCGATGCCGCGTGAAGCACCCGCGACTAACACTGTCCTCCCCCGAAGATCAAACAAAGAAAAGGGAAAAGGGAGTCCACTGCTCGGCGAGGCAAAATGTGTATTGCCCTCATCAACACTCACACCGTCCATGACACTTCCTCGAGATCAGTAGAATAAGGAGTACCATCATCTCGGAAGCGCGTCACGATAGAGGGGCCACGATAGCCATCAGCATCAATCATTAGATTTATCATCAGCCTACTACCTCCCTGCTTGATTTCCTCAAGAGTGTCCATCAATGCCCTAGGGCTGTCGACGAGCCTGTATTTGAGCCCGAACGCGGAGGATAATTGTTCAAGATCAGGAGATGATAAACCGGAAGACGGTGAGGCTCCAAATTCCTCTCCAAAAGTGCGCAGCTGTGAACGGGATATCGACACATAGCCTCCATTGTTAAGCAAAATAATTGATATATCAAGCTCTGGATTGGCCTGAATAGTCGCCAATTCCTGGACATTGAGCATTAATCCGCCATCCCCCTCCAGGCAGACCACTCTGCCAACGCGAGCCGCCGCAGCGCCTACTGCTGTTGGGAGGCCAAGGCCCATAGACCCCAGAGAATGCCCACCGTAGATAATCCGATTACCGTTTGCAGGGCGGAAGAATCTTGCGATGCCTTCGATAGCATAACCAGACGCAGTTGTAACAAAAATCATATTAGACAAAGTATCTGTCAAAGCAAGGGAAATATTTCTAGCATTGAGGGCTCCGCCAGCACCAAGACACCTCATTTCATGACGCTCATCTTCCTGCTTCCAAGACAAACACTGAGAAAACCAGGCTTCATGTGCATCAACAGGCCCTGCTGCCATGGCCCTCAGCCAATCCAGTGCTTCTGATGCATCAGAATGACAACAATCAAGAAACTCAATCTTGGCAAATTTTTCCAACTCCAAACCATCGACATCAATAACAAGGCGATGCGCTCGCCTGCCAAATGCTGAAGGATTAAAACCAGTAGTCAACAAATCCAATCTAGCGCCAAGAAAAATTACTGCATCAGCATTCTGAAGTATTCTATTACTGTGGGTCGACGCCAATCCACCTGGGCATCCAAAATTTAGACCATGTCCTGAATCAAGCAAATCAGCACTAGGCCAACTGAATAGCGTCGGAACATTGAGTGTCTCAGCCAATGACCTTATACGATCTCGGGAAACACCTGAGATCCTGGTACCGTTCCCAATAAAGAGCACTGGACGTGAAGCCCCGCGCCAGTATGTCTGCAACCAATGGCCAGATCCTTCCGAAGGTGCCAGGCGTGTTGACCTATGGCCGTGGATAATCGAAATGATTAGATCAAGCCTAGATTTTGCATTGTCTACATCAATTGCCTGGAAATCTAATGGGACTTCAATAAGAACTGGGCCCATGCGTCCAGATACAGACTTGGCTAACACCAAGGCAAGGCTCTCATCATCAATCTCGGCAGGATCATAGCGGAGTACGCTCTTGGCGATTGGCCTAATCACATCCAAAGAAGGAACCTCCTGAGCGCCATGGCTTCTGAGGCCAAATCGATTGATATCTGCGGATTTAACCTGACCCGCCAGAATCACAACAGGAACTGAATCATGATACGCCGAGGCAATAGACGTAGCAATATTTGTCACGCCAGGTCCTGAGGTTACAATCGCCAAGCCTGGGCGAAGATAATCAAAAGCCTTTGCATAGCCATCAGCCGATGCAACACAAGCCTGTTCATGATTACAGTATAATAAATTAAGGCTAGAATTTGCTGCTGCATAATGAAGATGCGTGGCCATCCCACCTGTCAAGCAATATGCTGTATCCGTGCCAAGATTAATAACAGATTGAAGAAGAAATTCGGCTACATTCAATGCACAACTCCGAAACGGTAGGTTAGCGAATAAACCTCCAGCAATGCCTAGTCTAACAGGCTTGTGGATGATTTCCAAGGCAAAAACCAAACCATGAGCTTAAGCCCAAGCAAAGATGCAGAAATTATTATTTTGACCAAGAATCGACTAATGTAAAACAGGAAAATGACCGAGCATAAATAGCACATTATGGCTAGCGACTTGCGTCACTAGGAAACGTCTATTCTTTAATTCCCATATTTGCTGGAGGCACTTTCAAGATAGTGCATTTCTTGGCAATGCTCTGCATGTTCAGCCTCGTTCAAGGCCTCCCCGGGTAAAATTCATTAAGAAAGATATTTAAACTCACAATCCAAATCAGCTTTCATCGGCAGCATTCCTGCTCATAAAGGCATTTTTACT harbors:
- a CDS encoding thiamine pyrophosphate-binding protein; translation: MEIIHKPVRLGIAGGLFANLPFRSCALNVAEFLLQSVINLGTDTAYCLTGGMATHLHYAAANSSLNLLYCNHEQACVASADGYAKAFDYLRPGLAIVTSGPGVTNIATSIASAYHDSVPVVILAGQVKSADINRFGLRSHGAQEVPSLDVIRPIAKSVLRYDPAEIDDESLALVLAKSVSGRMGPVLIEVPLDFQAIDVDNAKSRLDLIISIIHGHRSTRLAPSEGSGHWLQTYWRGASRPVLFIGNGTRISGVSRDRIRSLAETLNVPTLFSWPSADLLDSGHGLNFGCPGGLASTHSNRILQNADAVIFLGARLDLLTTGFNPSAFGRRAHRLVIDVDGLELEKFAKIEFLDCCHSDASEALDWLRAMAAGPVDAHEAWFSQCLSWKQEDERHEMRCLGAGGALNARNISLALTDTLSNMIFVTTASGYAIEGIARFFRPANGNRIIYGGHSLGSMGLGLPTAVGAAAARVGRVVCLEGDGGLMLNVQELATIQANPELDISIILLNNGGYVSISRSQLRTFGEEFGASPSSGLSSPDLEQLSSAFGLKYRLVDSPRALMDTLEEIKQGGSRLMINLMIDADGYRGPSIVTRFRDDGTPYSTDLEEVSWTV
- a CDS encoding sugar phosphate isomerase/epimerase family protein, encoding MRKIGFMQGRLSPLVDGRIQAFPWSCWEDEFIRGSQAGFDLIEWTIDHERLHENPLLSTSGRSTIRHLSDEMRLTVASVTGDCFMQAPFWKAEGSIRRHLLNEFNYVLQACEMLGVSFLVVPLVDSGSIDNHEQISALLDDLMPWTYWLLDRKISILFESDFGPQELGEMIGQFPSIAFGVNYDVGNSASLGWNPHEEISVYGDRIMNVHVKDRLRGGESVPLGQGDADFAMVFGELERVSYSGDFILQTARAVDDDHLGALVVYLNMVKGWLKDSIS
- a CDS encoding SDR family NAD(P)-dependent oxidoreductase, with protein sequence MDLGLDGRLALVTGASSGIGEGVARILVQEGCRVLVNARHSSKLEIVSDEIGAEAFFSADVSTASGVNKLVDWVTNRFGLLDVLVCNVGSGRSLTGLQEGLAEWEMMLRINLFSATLLVKTIAPLMRGAGGSIVCVSSICGLESLGAPLAYSAAKAALNSYVRGASRHLAPDSIRINAIAPGNIIFPGSVWESKLKTDAIGVKQMISREVALGRFGTINEVASCVVFLASPLSAFVTGEVFVVDGGQVKS
- a CDS encoding SDR family oxidoreductase, whose amino-acid sequence is MDGVSVDEGNTHFASPSSGLPFPFSLFDLRGRTVLVAGASRGIGATLAEGLSAAGGDVIGCGRTACEQISSQVFDYRVCDLTDGGAFQALCADIASSRKNIDAFVFSAGVTYPSQSALQNMDDFSRTISTNLLAAYSCTLSALQWMSGPASIVFITSVNSALGFPGNPGYAAAKGGLRQLAKALAVDLGDMGIRVNCLAPGYVKTAMTAESYADSTRRRQRIQRTILGRWGEPVDLVGAILFLVSDASLYVTGQDIFVDGGWTAKGL